The Juglans regia cultivar Chandler chromosome 2, Walnut 2.0, whole genome shotgun sequence genome includes a window with the following:
- the LOC108991588 gene encoding MATH domain and coiled-coil domain-containing protein At2g05420-like produces MAMIRYLTPEATRLTTRDLPPSHYTFKIESFSKIIKIFPGDKEPKYDSEVFESGGYKWKLSFYPSGRKEWDGTGNISLYLVIEDTDSLPLGWEVNAMFKFFVLDQIGGEYLTIQDDNGRIRRFHAMKTEWGFAQFLPLTMFSDALNGYLLDDSCVFGAEVFVIKCTGKGERMSILSSPITGYCRWDIGRFSALYVESLSKEFRVGERKWELKLYPRAVSTDDGESYIKLFLSLSDWETPPPKGKLYAEYTLRVRDRRVDGEHVEVTDCNWFSTSTRGYDYPKFLSLRMLKDSSRSLLANDLLVIEAHIDIISVVKKF; encoded by the exons ATGGCCATGATCAGATACCTCACCCCTG AAGCGACAAGATTAACTACGAGAGATCTGCCACCATCTCACTACACATTCAAGATTGAATCATTCTCAAAAATCATAAAGATATTTCCAGGAGACAAAGAGCCAAAGTATGACTCAGAGGTTTTCGAATCTGGTGGCTATAAATG GAAATTATCGTTCTACCCAAGTGGAAGAAAAGAATGGGACGGCACTGGAAATATTTCACTTTACTTGGTGATTGAAGATACAGATTCTTTACCTCTTGGTTGGGAGGTTAATGCAATGTTCAAATTTTTTGTGTTGGATCAGATTGGGGGCGAGTACTTGACCATCCAAG ATGATAATGGGAGAATAAGGCGTTTTCATGCAATGAAAACTGAATGGGGATTTGCTCAATTTCTCCCGCTTACTATGTTTAGTGATGCCTTAAATGGATACCTTCTCGATGACTCCTGCGTATTTGGTGCTGAGGTTTTTGTCATAAAATGTACTGGTAAGGGGGAGCGTATGTCCATTTTGAGTTCTCCAATCACAGGTTACTGCCGTTGGGACATTGGAAGGTTTTCAGCATTATATGTGGAATCTTTGTCAAAAGAGTTTAGAGTTGGGGAACGTAAATG GGAGTTGAAGCTATATCCGAGAGCAGTTTCAACTGACGATGGTGAAAGCTATATCAAGTTGTTTTTATCATTGTCTGATTGGGAAACTCCTCCCCCAAAAGGAAAATTGTATGCTGAATATACTCTACGTGTAAGGGACCGAAGGGTGGATGGAGAACATGTGGAAGTAACAG ATTGTAATTGGTTTTCTACCTCAACAAGGGGATATGATTACCCAAAGTTCCTGTCGCTACGTATGCTCAAGGATTCATCGAGGAGCCTTCTTGCAAATGACCTCTTGGTGATTGAAGCACATATTGATATAATATCTGTGGTCAagaaattttaa